CAGGTAAAACTACGCAACCTGACTCGCTTTTTAGAAGAGGGCAACAAGGGTAAAGTAACGCTACGTTTCCGTGGTCGTGAAATGGCCCACCAAGGCATTGGTATTGAACTTCTAAATCGTATTAAGAGTGAGCTTGAAGAAATCGCGGTTTGTGAAAGCTTCCCTAATCGAGTAGAAGGACGTCAAATGACCATGATGCTTGCCCCAAAGAAGAAGTAATAAAGGCATTCAAGTAGCTAAAAGCGCTGCTTAGGCAGCGCTTTTTGTTCGCCCTATTACTGTGATTATTAACTATCAACAATGCGGAGTTATCATCTCATGCCAAAGATGAAAACAAATCGTGGCGCAGCTAAGCGCTTCAAAAAAACAGCTGGTGGCTTTAAGTTTAAGCACGCTACTAAGCGTCACATCCTGACTAAACGTACTACTAAGAACAAACGTCAGCTTCGTCCAAATGCAATCCTTCCTAAGTGTGAAGTGGCTGCAGTTGCTCGTATGCTTCCGTTCGCTTAATCGTTTTTAGTTTTATATTTAATTATTTTAGTTAGGAGTCTCCTATGCCTCGCGTAAAACGTGGTGTACAAGCACGTGCACGTCACAAGAAAGTTCTTAAACAAGCTAAAGGTTACTACGGTGCACGTTCACGTGTTTACCGCGTAGCTTTCCAAGCTGTTACTAAAGCTGGTCAATACGCTTACCGTGACCGTCGTCAGAAGAAACGTACTTTCCGTCAACTATGGATTGCACGTATCAACGCTGCTGCACGTCAAAACGGTATGTCTTACAGCCGTTTAATCAACGGTCTGAAGAAAGCATCTATCGAAATCGATCGTAAGATCCTTGCAGATATCGCTGTATTCGACAAAGCTACTTTCACTGTTCTTGTGGAAAAGGCAAAAGCTGCACTGTAATTTCTCAGTTTAGTTTTTAAGTTAAAAGGAGAGCCTCGGCTCTCCTTTTTTCATATTTACGTATTTTCATTTCTTATAAATCTCTTCTTTTATATAAGCGTGTTACCTCGACACATTACCGTCGATGTTATAGCTCTCTAATGTCAGTAATAACTTTATCTCGAGTTGGTTAAGTTGGAGTAAGAGTTGTATATCAATGGCTTCTCTGTTTACTACTTGCCGTTTATAAGCCCTGAGCATGTTGGTAGTTTCTGCTACTAATGCTTCAATTCTCTCAATAGATTTTGCATGTGTGGACATTGTGGTCTCTACATGTAATAACTGCTGCTTTTTCTTCCACTGTTGGCGTAATGTTTCTTGGAATATCTCTGCAGCCTTTTGTTGTGAAGAAGCAGAAGGGGATGGTATAGGAGGAGTATTGATATTAGTTATTAGTTGCTCATCAATATAGTGGATCTGTTGCTTAAGAGTACGAGATCTCTTAAGCAACAAATTATATCTATTACGCTTAGTTTCTATAAGTGTGTTTAAGCGTTGTCTACTTTCACATAGATGAAGTATTGATTGATAGTCCATAAACATATCTATCAGTTAGTCATCAATGTCGTTAAGTAATTTGGCTGTTTTCGCTTCTTCAATTTTGTTGATTAAGCGATCTGACTCCGCCTCATCCCGAACAGCTTTGCTTAATGTGATCGTGGCACTGACTAAAAATAAGCTACAGATACTGTAATAGCCTTTGATGATCAAATCACCTGGTAGCTTTACAATGCTAATGATCATTGCAATGGCTGCAATAGCGAAGGTTGCTTTAGCATAAGTTAACCAGTAGTTATTTTGTTTTTTCATCATAATTTCCTCTCAAACAATAAAACAGTGTTCAATTATAATATTAGAGGATTTTGAAAAATGCAACAGTGTATTTTATTTTTATCTGGATATAAAAAAACCAGCATCTAGAGGTGCTGGTTTTTAAAGGATAGGAATAAACCTTATGCCATTACACGGCGTTGTTTACTTGCTCGTGTACGTGTCTTAACAAGAAATGCAAGGAATGGAACAAGAAGAGCATTAAGACCGATGAAGAACACTAGGTTAATAATATTGAAACCAGATGCAGAGCTGATAGGCATTGCATGTGCTAGGCCGTAATTACCCAGTGCAAGTAGCGCAGTACAAAGGATCATTGCAAAAGTTGAAATTTTTAATAGAGCAGCGAATTCTTTATTTTTCATCAGAGACTTCCTAACTTTGACTTTGATCATAATTTACACTGAAAAATGTAATTTTAAAACAGCTTTGACAATTAATTTCACAATTATCAATGAAAGGAATAATTAAAGCGATAGAGTTATAGGCTATCGCTTTTTATCTGTGAGTAAGGAATATCAAAACGCTTAATGATGCTGTAAGTAAGAACGCGTTTTGGTTTTAGTGTGTTGGAAACTGATCCATAAACAGATGAAAAAACCAACAAATAGACCGTTAAAAGCAAGGTAATAAAGGATATGAATGTAATCGACGTGCATCTGACTTGTTAGTGGGTTTTTCATCATGATCGGCATACTTGAAAACATGCCCATATTTCCCATGATGATCAGTGCGCCACAGAGTAGTAATGCGAATTTTAGAATAGATAGAAGTCCGGTAAAATCTTTTGTGTCCATGAGTAAAACCTCCAAAAATATGTAATAAAATTACTGCTAGGGGAGGTTTTTAGATAGATGAAAAAATGAGAAATAGGAATCCAGATCCAGCCTTCAATTCTTACTTAATTTGCGACCTAATTGATTGAAATCACCATTTTTTGCTGTGCAACTGATAAAGGCGTTTTTTTTTCGTCCAAACTTACGGTTTTATTGCGATTCAATTTGGATTTAGACGCCGCTTTCTTTAGTATGTATTGTTACGCGATTTTATATCTCCCTTAAGGACGCCACCTGTGGGTGGATGAGGATACGATGCAACATCTAGACGAGATTATTGCCAACGCAACGGCAGCTATTGAGCAGGCTGATTCATTAGTCGCTCTGGACGAAGTCCGAGTTCAATTCCTAGGTAAGAAGGGTCACCTAACTCTTCAACTTCAAGCCCTAGGTAAATTACCACCAGAAGAACGTCGTACTGCTGGTCAAGAGATCAACAAAGCGAAGCAAGCAGTGCAAACACTACTTGTAGAGCGTAAAGATGGCCTACAACGTGCAGAGCTTGAAGCTAAGCTTGCGGCTGAGACTATCGATGTTTCTCTTCCAGGTCGTCGTATTGAAAATGGTGGCTTACACCCAGTAACACGCACAATTGAGCGTATTGAAAGTTTCTTTGGTGAGCTTGGTTTTACAACTGAAGCTGGCCCTGAAATTGAAGATGCTTTCCACAACTTCGATGCGCTAAACATTGCTGAAGATCACCCTGCACGTACTGACCACGATACGTTCTTCTTCAACCCAGATCTAATGCTACGTACGCACACATCTGGTGTTCAGATCCGTACAATGGAAAATGGTCAACCACCATTCCGTTTCATTGCACCTGGCCGTGTATACCGTAATGACTACGATCAAACTCACACACCAATGTTCCACCAAGTGGAAGGTATGTTAGTTGACGAAAATGTAAACTTTGCGCAACTAAAAGGTATTCTTCACGATTTCCTATGTAATTTCTTTGAAGAAGAAGTTGAAGTGCGTTTCCGTCCTTCTTTCTTCCCATTCACTGAGCCTTCAGCTGAAGTTGACGTTAAAGGTAAGAACGGTAAGTGGTTAGAAGTACTAGGCTGTGGCATGGTACACCCTAATGTTCTACGTTCAGTTAACATCGATCCTGAGAAGTACTCAGGCTTTGCATTTGGTATGGGCGTTGAGCGTCTAACTATGCTTCGTTACGGCGTTAACGATTTACGTGCGTTCTTCGAGAACGACTTACGTTTCCTAAAACAGTTTAAGTAAGCACTAGGGGCTAGAAATCTATGAAATTCTCTGAATCTTGGCTACGCGAGTGGGTTAATCCTGCAGTAAACAGCGAAGAGCTAGCTCACCAGATCACAATGGCTGGTTTGGAAGTTGACGGCGTTGAAGCAGTTGCTGGTGAATTTACTGGCGTTAAAGTAGGTCAAGTGGTTGAGTGTGCACAACACCCAGACGCTGACAAACTACGCGTAACAAAAGTAGATGTAGGTGCTGAAGAGCTACTAGACATCGTTTGTGGTGCATCTAACTGTCGTCAAGGTATCAAGGTTGCTGTGGCAACGGTTGGTGCTGTGCTTCCTGGTGATTTTAAAATCAAGAAAGCAAAACTACGTGGTCAACCTTCTCACGGTATGCTTTGTTCATTCACTGAACTTGGTATCGATGTTGAGTCTGACGGCATCATGGAACTTGCAGAAGATGCCGTTCTAGGTACTGACTTCCGTGAATTCCTAGGTCTTGACGATGTTACTATCGACGTTGACCTAACTGCTAACCGTGCTGACTGTCTAAGCATTGCTGGTCTTGCTCGTGAAGTAGGTGTTCTAAACCGTGCTGAAGTGACAGAGCCTCAATTTGAGATCGTTGCGCCAACAGCAGCTGATACTATCGCTATCGATGTTAAAGCGCCTGCAGCATGTCCACGTTACCTTGGTCGTATTATTCGTAATGTAAACGTTCAAGCTGAAACACCATTATGGATGCAAGAGAAGCTACGTCGTTGTGGTACTCGTTCAATCGATCCAATCGTAGATATCACTAACTACGTATTGCTAGAAATGGGTCAACCAATGCACGCATTCGATCTTGCTAAGATCGATGGCGGTATCGTTGTTCGCATGGCTGAGCAAGGCGAGAAACTAACTCTTCTTGACGGTAACGAAGCTGAACTAAACGACAACACGTTAGTGATTGCAGATAACAAGCAAGCACTAGCGATTGCTGGTATCTTCGGTGGTGAGTTCTCTGGTGTTAACACTGAGACGAAAGACGTACTACTTGAGTGTGCATTCTTCGCACCAGATGCAATCCGTGGTCGCGCTCGTAGCTACGGTCTACACACTGATTCTTCACACCGCTTTGAGCGTGGTGTTGACGCGACACTACAAACTAAAGCAATGGAACGTGCAACAGCACTTATCATTGAAATCTGTGGTGGTGAAGTTGCGCCAATCGTTGAAGTTGAATCAGAAGCTGATTTACCAAAAGCAGCAACGATTGAACTTCGTCGCACTAAACTAGATCGTCTACTAGGTCACTCAATTGCTTCTGAAGAAGTAGTTGAAATCCTAACGCGTCTAGGTTGTGACGTTGAAACA
The sequence above is a segment of the Photobacterium leiognathi genome. Coding sequences within it:
- the rplT gene encoding 50S ribosomal protein L20 codes for the protein MPRVKRGVQARARHKKVLKQAKGYYGARSRVYRVAFQAVTKAGQYAYRDRRQKKRTFRQLWIARINAAARQNGMSYSRLINGLKKASIEIDRKILADIAVFDKATFTVLVEKAKAAL
- the pheT gene encoding phenylalanine--tRNA ligase subunit beta, whose amino-acid sequence is MKFSESWLREWVNPAVNSEELAHQITMAGLEVDGVEAVAGEFTGVKVGQVVECAQHPDADKLRVTKVDVGAEELLDIVCGASNCRQGIKVAVATVGAVLPGDFKIKKAKLRGQPSHGMLCSFTELGIDVESDGIMELAEDAVLGTDFREFLGLDDVTIDVDLTANRADCLSIAGLAREVGVLNRAEVTEPQFEIVAPTAADTIAIDVKAPAACPRYLGRIIRNVNVQAETPLWMQEKLRRCGTRSIDPIVDITNYVLLEMGQPMHAFDLAKIDGGIVVRMAEQGEKLTLLDGNEAELNDNTLVIADNKQALAIAGIFGGEFSGVNTETKDVLLECAFFAPDAIRGRARSYGLHTDSSHRFERGVDATLQTKAMERATALIIEICGGEVAPIVEVESEADLPKAATIELRRTKLDRLLGHSIASEEVVEILTRLGCDVETTDAGWKAVAPAWRFDMAIEEDLVEEVGRIYGYNNIPNQSPVAALSMNLHKEANLPLKRVRDLLVDRGYQEAITYSFVEPEQQKLIVPEIEPLILPFPISAEMSAMRLSLWTGLLNTVVFNQKRQQPRVRLFEAGLRFIPEESAENGMRQEMMLAGVIAGNRSDEHWDIATNTVDFFDLKGDLEAILELTANEAAFSFKAAKHPALHPGQSAAIVVDGKEVGFIGTVHPELERKFGLNGRTIVFEIEWAAINTRMLPEAVVVSKFPANRRDIAVVVSEDVAAGDVVEACRANGGELLTDVNLFDVYTGKGVEEGNKSLAIALTLQSAERTLEEADIASAVEAIVAALAEKFGASLRD
- the rpmI gene encoding 50S ribosomal protein L35, which gives rise to MPKMKTNRGAAKRFKKTAGGFKFKHATKRHILTKRTTKNKRQLRPNAILPKCEVAAVARMLPFA
- a CDS encoding YiaA/YiaB family inner membrane protein, with the translated sequence MMKKQNNYWLTYAKATFAIAAIAMIISIVKLPGDLIIKGYYSICSLFLVSATITLSKAVRDEAESDRLINKIEEAKTAKLLNDIDD
- the pheS gene encoding phenylalanine--tRNA ligase subunit alpha, which gives rise to MQHLDEIIANATAAIEQADSLVALDEVRVQFLGKKGHLTLQLQALGKLPPEERRTAGQEINKAKQAVQTLLVERKDGLQRAELEAKLAAETIDVSLPGRRIENGGLHPVTRTIERIESFFGELGFTTEAGPEIEDAFHNFDALNIAEDHPARTDHDTFFFNPDLMLRTHTSGVQIRTMENGQPPFRFIAPGRVYRNDYDQTHTPMFHQVEGMLVDENVNFAQLKGILHDFLCNFFEEEVEVRFRPSFFPFTEPSAEVDVKGKNGKWLEVLGCGMVHPNVLRSVNIDPEKYSGFAFGMGVERLTMLRYGVNDLRAFFENDLRFLKQFK